In Candidatus Eisenbacteria bacterium, the DNA window AGCGCCTTTCTGGACAGCTTGAGAGTCCGGTGTTCGGATATTGACCCGCTTCGCTTTCAGCGGGTCGAGACCGGCAGATCCGCGCTGGACTCAGTGGAGGCCCGTGAAGTCCGCCTTGCCTTGGTGGATGAGACGGTGGTTGATATAGCCGCCGACCACCTCGTCTATCTCCTTCACACCCTGAAGCGGGATCTCCCGATCCTGTTTCTGACCGCATCGCCTTCACTCCATCAGGAAAGAGCGGCCAGACGATCCGGCGCTCTTCTGTATGCCCCAAAAGGGGATTGGGATCTGATTCAAAAGGCCCTGAGTCATTATTCTTCAGGAGGTAAAAAACGTGTCGGCGGATGATGTCAAATCCAAAGCAGCTGCAAAGGAAAAACCGAATCGCAAGGTGGGACCGAAGGGGATCGTGGAGATCTTCCCCGATGAGTGCAAAGGGTGCGGCTATTGTGTTGAGGAGTGCCCGATGAATGTGCTCATGATGTCCGAGAAATTCAATCGGAAGGGTTATCACCCGTCGGTTTATATCGGTGATGGTTGTACAGGTTGCGGGATCTGTTTTTACGCCTGCCCCGAACCGGGTGCCATCCGGGTTCAGAAAATCAAGGAACCGCATCCGGCCTAAGTCCCGCCTGTGGGGTTCAAAGGGACCGGCTGACGCGTTGGCCCAATTACGGAAGTGAGGTGCAGACCATGCCCAAGATGTTGTTGAAAGGGAATGATGCCGTTGTACGGGGAGCCATCTTGGCCGGGTGCCGGCTGTACTTCGGTTATCCGATTACCCCGGCGAGTGAAATTGCGGAAACGGCCGCGAAGTTCTTTCCCCTCGTCGGAGGTTCGTTCCTCCAAGCCGAATCGGAAGTCGCCGCGATCAATATGGTCTATGGCGCCGCCGCGGCGGGTGTGCGCGCGATGACCGCCTCTTCGGGACCGGGAATCAGTCTGAAACAAGAGGGGATCTCATACCTTGCCGGATCGGAATTGCCTTGTGTCATCGTCGATATCATGCGGGGCGGCCCGGGGTTGGGGAATATTGCTCCCGAACAGGGCGATTATAATCAGGTCGTTAAGGGTGGCGGGCACGGCAATTACAAGACGATTGTTGTGGCACCCGCTTCCGTTCAGGAAATGTGTGATTTCGCCTTTCTCGCTTTCGAATTGGCGGATCGTTATCGCAATCCGGTTTGCATCCTTACGGATGGATTCATCGGCCAGATGATGGAGCCGGTCGAATTCCCCGAGCCGATCAAAGAGATTCCCAAGAAACCTTGGTCCGTCGATCCACAATACAAGATCCGCGAAAACCTCATTTCCTCGATCTATCTCAGCAATGTTGAACTTGAAGCCCACATCAATCATTTGCAGGACAAATACCGCGAGGTGGAGAAGAACGAGATCCGTTACGAAACGTATAAGACCGAAGACGCCGACCTGATCTTAATCGCCTACGGCATCGTTTCACGCCTGGCAAAAACGGCGATTGATCAGGCGAGAGCGGAAGGGATGAAGGTCGGTTTACTGCGGCCGATCACTCTCTGGCCCTTCCCCTCGCAGGCGATTCGGGATGTCGCCGGCCGCGCGCAGGCGATTCTCGTCTCGGAGATGTCGGTGGGTCAAATGGTGGATGATGTCCGTCTCGCCATCGAAGGCCGGGTGCCGATTGAGTTCTATGGAAGATATGGTGGCAGTGTCCCGTCGGCCGCGGAGCTTTATGACAAGATCTGCGCCCTGATCCGGAAGGATCAGGCTGCTGCGGTAAGGAGTTAAGCCATGGCGAAGGAAGTCTTCGAAAAATCATCATCGTTCTACGGAAGTTATGAACGACGTCCCGGCGCCGATAAGGTCACAACCCATTACTGCCCCGGTTGCGGTCATGGAAACGTTCACAAACTGATTGCCGAGACGATCGAGGATATGGGCATACAAGATCGCACCATCTTCGTGAGTCCGGTCGGTTGCAGTGTCTTCGCCTATTATTATTTTGCGACAGGAAACGTACAAGTCGCGCACGGCCGGGCTCCCGCGGCGGCCACGGGTATCAAGCGGGCCCATCCCGATTCGATCGTCATCGTTTATCAGGGTGACGGCGATCTGGCGGCGATTGGAACGGCTGAAATCCTCCACGCCGCCAATCGCGGTGAAGGAATCACCGTCTTCTTTATCAATAACGCCATTTATGGGATGACCGGGGGGCAGATGGCGCCCACGACATTGGTCGGACAGAAGACCACCACCACGCCCCGCGGCCGCACCGTCGAGAATGAGGGCCATCCTCTGCGTATAGCGGAGTTGCTTTCCGGTTTGGAAGCGCCGGTCTATATCGAACGCACGGCCGCGTCCGACGCCAAGCATATGAACAAAACGCGCAAGGCGATCCGCAAAGCGATCCAGGCGCAGATCGATGGCAAGGGATTTAGTTTCGTTGAAATTCTCTCTCCCTGTCCCACCGGTTGGGGAATCAGCCCGGTGAAGAGCCGTGGATGGATACACGAGGCGCTCGAACCCATCTTTCCCCTGGGTGTGACCAAGGACAGAATCCAAGAGCTTCCCGCTCATCCCCGGGGAAAGCGGATTGAGCCTGCGAATGATGAATTGTGGGACATTCTCGAGATCCCTTCCGGCAATGGGCAGGGTGAACAGGCTTCGACGAAGATGGATCATGTGGCGGCGAAATATCGGGATCCCTTGATCAAAGTGGCCGGTTTCGGCGGCCAAGGGGTTCTTATGCTGGGTGTGGCGCTGGCCGACTGCGGTATGCGTTATGGGTATAATGTCTCGTGGCTGCCGTCTTATGGGCCGGAGATGCGCGGTGGAACGGCCAACTGCCATGTTCGGATGGCAAGCGAACCGATCGGCTCGCCCATTGTTGCGGAGATCAGCGTGCTTGTGGCGATGAACCGGCCGTCGCTCGAGAAGTTCGAGAAGGATCTCATTCCCGGCGGATTGCTTTTCTACGATTCCACGCTGGTCGATGTCGAACCGACACGGACCGATGTGCAGGTTATTCCCATCCCGGCGACAAAGCTGGCTGACGAACTGGGACAGACACGGGCGGCCAATATGGTGATCATGGGCGCCTATATCACGATAACAAAAATATTCCCCTTGGAGCACGCCATTAATACACTGCCGGATTTCATCAAGAAAAGTTCGATGATTCCGTTGAATGTGGAGGCGCTGAAACGTGGGGAGAAGTTCATCCTGGAAGAGTATAAAAAGTAACAGTCATTTGAAATTGCATCGAAGGTTCAGCACGGGCGTCGGATTCCGACGCCCGTACAATTAAGCAACCGGCAGATCATCGAGGAGATTATGGCGCCGGTTCCTGTAAAAATCCTGATTGTTGAAGATGATTTGAGCATGGCTGACACCTGTGAAAAGCTCTTTCGCAGAGAGCGTCTGCCTGTCGAAAAAGTCTACTCCGGTGACGAAGCTCTTCAGCGCGTTCAAAACGATCCTTCCATAAACATTGTGCTCACCGATCTTCGAATGCCGGGAATGGATGGCACCGAACTTCTGCGGCGGATAAAAGAAATCCGGCCTGAAATCGATGTCATTATCATGACCGGGTATGGGACGATTCAAAACGCCATCCAGGCGATGAAAATCGGAGCGACAGATTACATTACAAAACCGTTCGACCGCGAAGAGCTGCTCCGAGCCATCGATCAGATTCTGGAAGCGCGGCAATTGAAACATGAGGTCGCTCGATTGAAGGAAGAGCTGGGTCAGACCTATGGATTCACCAATCTGGTGGGCCGCGGACCGGCGATGCAGCAGATTTTCTCGCAGATCCGGGCCGCCGCCCGGAATGAATCGAGTGTTCTTATTCTTGGAGAAAGCGGCACGGGGAAAGAACTCGTCGCCCGGGCCATTCATTATTCCAGCGATCGCAAAGATGGACCGTTTGTACCGGTCAATTGCGGAGCGATACCAAAGGAGTTGATTGAATCAGAGCTCTTTGGACACCGGCGCGGCTCTTTCACCGGCGCCAGTCAAGACACCGTGGGTCTGTTCCGCTCCGCCGACGGCGGCACCATCTTCTTGGATGAAATCGCCGAAATGCCGATCGAAACACAGGCGACGCTGCTCCGGACGCTTCAAGATAAACGGGTGCGCGCCGTGGGAGACGTCAGCGAAATCCAGGTGGATACCCGGTTTGTAGCGGCGATGAACCAGAAGGTCGAAACCGCTTTGCAGGCTGGAAAACTTAGGCAGGATCTCTATTACCGAATCGGTGTCATCATTGTGAAACTGCCTCCATTGAGAGACCGCACAGAGGACATTCCTTTTCTGATCCAGTATTTTCTCGAGAAATTCAACAAATCCTTCCGGAATAAGATCCAGGGCGTAGCCCCCCAGGCGCTGCAAAGGCTGCAGGAGTATTCCTGGCCGGGGAATGTCCGTGAGCTGGAGAATTTTATCGAGTCGAGTTATGCTATCGGGGCCGAAGGCCAGCTTGATGTCAGACATCTTCCCGATACGATCCTCAAGCCGGCGCGCGCGCCGCAGGACCGCCTCGAGGATCCATCAACCCTGCCTCTGGCTGATGTGGAGCGCGAGGCCGTCATCCGGGCCCTGGAGAGGGCGGGTGGGAATAAATCACGGGCGGCCGAGGCCTTGCGGATTTCCAGATCCCGCTTGTACAAAAAAATCCACGATTATGGACTGACCCAATGGCTATGAAGGGACGGCTCCGATGGATTCACCTTCCACTTTGCGCCGGGCCGCCTGGTGGGGATCCCTCCTCATTTTAATCCTCTGCTTCGCGGAGACCTGGTTGCTGGCCCGGGATCTTCCTGTTGTCACCCTCTTTCTCATCGCCGCCCTTCCGGCCGCCGCCTTCGCCCTTTGGGGGGGGTATCTCTCCCGGGAATCAGCGCGCCTCGCCGAGCGCCATCGGTCCGCTGAGCGCGAACTCCACAGCCGGTTGTCCCGAACGGAAAATACCCTCACCCCGATCCTGGATCAAACGGAGGAGGCGATTCTGATTTTGGATCTCAATGAGGTCATCCGAAGCTGCAATCCCGCCGCACGCGATATTTTCGGTTATCCGGCGGATCAAATGATCGGGCAGCCTTACAGCCGGCTGCTCCCCAATGGCGATCCCAAACACGAGGGATTTCTAAAGCGGCTGAATCAGAAGGGAAAGGTCCAGGATTTTCAAACCACACGATGTCTGGCCGATGGAAGTGAAATCGCCGTCTCCATCTCGCGCTATCTTGTGAAAGGTGACGAGGGGCTGGCGCTGGGAACCGTTGAGATTCTGAGGGACCTCTCTGAGTACCGCCGGATCGAACAGGAGCTTTTGACGACAGAGAAGATGGCGGCGGTGGGAAAGATGTCCTCAAAGGTCGTTCACGAGATTCGCAATCCCCTGGCCTCGATCAGTCTGAATGTCGATCTGCTCGGCGATTCGCTGCACCTTCTCCCTCCGCATGAGGAGAGCGAGGCCACGGAAATACTTCAAAATCTGAAAAGGGAAACGCGGCGCCTCCGGCAGATCACCGAAGAATACCTGCAGTTTTCCCGCCTGCTGCGAAAGGAATTCCGGCTGGAAGATGTCAACCAGGTCCTGCTGGAATTGGCGGATTTCGCGAGGCCCGAATTCCGCCGCAAGGGGATTCAGATCCTGCTGCGTCTCGATGAAAAGCAACCAAAGGCGATGATCGACGCCGGTTCCATCCGTCAAGCTGGATTGAACCTCGTACGAAATGCGATGGAAGCCGCCGATCCGCAGGGCCATATCCGCCTATCGACCTTGGATCTCGGTGATAGGGTTGAGATCCGTGTGGCCGATGACGGATGCGGCATCGCCGAAGAGGATCTTCCGCATATCTACGATCCGTTTTTTACAACAAAACGGGACGGCACCGGTTTGGGACTGGCCGTCGTCCGCCAAATTGTGGAAGAGCATGGCGGACGGATTCAAGTGCGTTCATTAGTAGGCCGGGGAACGACCTTTGTCATTTTCCTTCCCAAAAAGAAGGCGGGTGGGAAGGGGAAGGATCCCCAGAAGCCTCAAGCCGCCGACGCGGAAATATAGGGATTCTCCCGCCCCAGAACGCCGTCCCGCCAAACCAAATGCGTGGAGAGATTGCTGATCGGACAGGTGATGCTATCCAGCATCGCTTTCATCCCCTTGCGGCGCGGTGGGGATTCAGGCAGCGCATAAACGGTGCGCCCCAAAGATTCCAAATCTTCCAGTAACAGCAGATCGACTTCCAGAATTTCATCGACCCATTCCGACGACAGTGAGGGGGCTAAAAAGAAATTTTCGGCCCGCGGGCAGCAGTATCTGAGTTCCTCTGCAAGTCTTGTGAGATTCTTATCCGCATCGATCAGGGGCTGAATCCAGCGAGGATCGACGTCTTCGGTTTCCCAAAGATCCTGGAGGATACGAACACGATCCCGGGCTGCCTTGATCCCGGCTAAAACACGAGCCCTCATTCTTGAGTCTTCTCCCCGCCGCAGCGTCACGTCACGATAGGCGCGGTAACCAGGGACCAAGTAGGCCAGGTTTTGTAGGAACCGCAGGTCCGCTTTCGTTGAATCATGGTGTTTGGACAAGATGTATTCCTCCGATTTTGATGCTGAATTCGAAGGATGACACGCCGCGGAGCCCTTGCCGGTCCGCAAGTTGCCGGATCACCCTTGCATAATGCCGTACCGGAAATCCGATCCTCCCGGCTTGGGGGGAGTCTCCTGGTTCACGGAGGTCCGCAACAGACGACAAAGCAACAAGTTGCCTTCTTGCGGCTATGAAACAGGCTTTTCCGGTCTGGGCATCGGCGGGATAATGTGCAACAGCCATGCCGGAAGCGAGTCTGGGTTTCTTCCGGCAGGGAATTTTTCGGGCTCAATGAAAAGAAGAGTCGACAAATTCGCTGAGAAATGACATGAGATAAAGGTGCGGAATATGGAGAGGCCATGGCTCTACAGGATACGACACATCATCAGACCCAAATCCCTCAACTGCTTCTCTTGATTGAGAAGGAGGCGGAAGGAAGCCGCATCAAGGCCTTTCTTGAAAGAGAAGCCTTCCATGTCTTTTTCGTATCGACAAACGAAACCGCTTATAATGTGATCGACAAAGCGCAGCTGGATATCCTCATTACACAAATCGATGGGCATCATATC includes these proteins:
- a CDS encoding 4Fe-4S binding protein; the encoded protein is MGPKGIVEIFPDECKGCGYCVEECPMNVLMMSEKFNRKGYHPSVYIGDGCTGCGICFYACPEPGAIRVQKIKEPHPA
- a CDS encoding 3-methyl-2-oxobutanoate dehydrogenase subunit VorB, with the protein product MPKMLLKGNDAVVRGAILAGCRLYFGYPITPASEIAETAAKFFPLVGGSFLQAESEVAAINMVYGAAAAGVRAMTASSGPGISLKQEGISYLAGSELPCVIVDIMRGGPGLGNIAPEQGDYNQVVKGGGHGNYKTIVVAPASVQEMCDFAFLAFELADRYRNPVCILTDGFIGQMMEPVEFPEPIKEIPKKPWSVDPQYKIRENLISSIYLSNVELEAHINHLQDKYREVEKNEIRYETYKTEDADLILIAYGIVSRLAKTAIDQARAEGMKVGLLRPITLWPFPSQAIRDVAGRAQAILVSEMSVGQMVDDVRLAIEGRVPIEFYGRYGGSVPSAAELYDKICALIRKDQAAAVRS
- a CDS encoding 2-oxoacid:acceptor oxidoreductase family protein produces the protein MAKEVFEKSSSFYGSYERRPGADKVTTHYCPGCGHGNVHKLIAETIEDMGIQDRTIFVSPVGCSVFAYYYFATGNVQVAHGRAPAAATGIKRAHPDSIVIVYQGDGDLAAIGTAEILHAANRGEGITVFFINNAIYGMTGGQMAPTTLVGQKTTTTPRGRTVENEGHPLRIAELLSGLEAPVYIERTAASDAKHMNKTRKAIRKAIQAQIDGKGFSFVEILSPCPTGWGISPVKSRGWIHEALEPIFPLGVTKDRIQELPAHPRGKRIEPANDELWDILEIPSGNGQGEQASTKMDHVAAKYRDPLIKVAGFGGQGVLMLGVALADCGMRYGYNVSWLPSYGPEMRGGTANCHVRMASEPIGSPIVAEISVLVAMNRPSLEKFEKDLIPGGLLFYDSTLVDVEPTRTDVQVIPIPATKLADELGQTRAANMVIMGAYITITKIFPLEHAINTLPDFIKKSSMIPLNVEALKRGEKFILEEYKK
- a CDS encoding sigma-54 dependent transcriptional regulator, with the translated sequence MAPVPVKILIVEDDLSMADTCEKLFRRERLPVEKVYSGDEALQRVQNDPSINIVLTDLRMPGMDGTELLRRIKEIRPEIDVIIMTGYGTIQNAIQAMKIGATDYITKPFDREELLRAIDQILEARQLKHEVARLKEELGQTYGFTNLVGRGPAMQQIFSQIRAAARNESSVLILGESGTGKELVARAIHYSSDRKDGPFVPVNCGAIPKELIESELFGHRRGSFTGASQDTVGLFRSADGGTIFLDEIAEMPIETQATLLRTLQDKRVRAVGDVSEIQVDTRFVAAMNQKVETALQAGKLRQDLYYRIGVIIVKLPPLRDRTEDIPFLIQYFLEKFNKSFRNKIQGVAPQALQRLQEYSWPGNVRELENFIESSYAIGAEGQLDVRHLPDTILKPARAPQDRLEDPSTLPLADVEREAVIRALERAGGNKSRAAEALRISRSRLYKKIHDYGLTQWL
- a CDS encoding PAS domain S-box protein, which gives rise to MDSPSTLRRAAWWGSLLILILCFAETWLLARDLPVVTLFLIAALPAAAFALWGGYLSRESARLAERHRSAERELHSRLSRTENTLTPILDQTEEAILILDLNEVIRSCNPAARDIFGYPADQMIGQPYSRLLPNGDPKHEGFLKRLNQKGKVQDFQTTRCLADGSEIAVSISRYLVKGDEGLALGTVEILRDLSEYRRIEQELLTTEKMAAVGKMSSKVVHEIRNPLASISLNVDLLGDSLHLLPPHEESEATEILQNLKRETRRLRQITEEYLQFSRLLRKEFRLEDVNQVLLELADFARPEFRRKGIQILLRLDEKQPKAMIDAGSIRQAGLNLVRNAMEAADPQGHIRLSTLDLGDRVEIRVADDGCGIAEEDLPHIYDPFFTTKRDGTGLGLAVVRQIVEEHGGRIQVRSLVGRGTTFVIFLPKKKAGGKGKDPQKPQAADAEI